One window of Marinomonas primoryensis genomic DNA carries:
- a CDS encoding RimK family protein yields the protein MSQTYIVVDQAKDWSAFLPSDRVITFTQYLNLATKSQGRTRIINLCKSSKYLSDGYYCSLLAESRGHHVMPSVRVLNDISKKTLYEMQVAQLLPALAQKLGTPDAPTELSFHCVFGKTAQPEMKEFARKMFEAFACPVLEVKLKFRKTWQVSDLQITSHKNLNDEEETLFAESLEAFSTKVWSKGRALRTAKFDLAMLVNPEEAMPPSDMQALKKFVQAGKQLGIQVDMIGPKDIMRLPEYDGLFIRETTNIDHHTYRFAKKAEAAGLVVMDDPQSIMRCTNKVYLADLFNTHKVPCPKTRIVHKGEKDVEGALEAVINYPMVVKIPDGAFSKGVIKAENREALTASLNTLFKKSSLLLVQEYLYTEFDWRIGVLNNKPIFACRYYMVKDHWQIYQHSESSSESGGFDTLPTFEVPRRVLQAAIAATKPIGDGLYGVDVKEINGRGYVIEVNDNPSIDRGVEDKYLGDELYMHIMSEFLRRMQMKRSDKPAY from the coding sequence ATGTCACAGACGTACATTGTTGTTGATCAGGCCAAAGATTGGTCCGCGTTTTTACCCAGTGATCGAGTGATCACTTTTACTCAATACCTAAACTTGGCGACCAAAAGCCAAGGACGCACGCGTATCATCAACCTATGTAAAAGCAGCAAATACCTGTCCGATGGGTATTACTGTTCTCTGCTGGCAGAAAGCCGTGGTCACCACGTAATGCCATCCGTGCGAGTCTTGAACGACATCAGCAAAAAAACCTTGTACGAAATGCAAGTCGCACAACTATTGCCTGCTTTGGCACAAAAACTTGGTACACCAGATGCGCCAACCGAGCTCAGTTTCCATTGCGTATTTGGTAAAACCGCGCAGCCAGAAATGAAGGAATTCGCCCGAAAAATGTTCGAAGCCTTTGCTTGCCCAGTATTGGAAGTAAAATTGAAATTCCGTAAAACCTGGCAAGTGAGTGATTTACAAATCACCTCGCACAAAAACTTGAACGACGAAGAAGAAACCTTATTCGCCGAATCGCTAGAAGCATTCAGCACCAAGGTTTGGAGCAAAGGCCGTGCGTTGCGTACCGCAAAATTCGACCTTGCTATGCTGGTTAACCCAGAAGAAGCCATGCCGCCAAGTGACATGCAAGCACTGAAAAAATTCGTGCAAGCGGGCAAACAGCTTGGTATTCAAGTCGACATGATCGGTCCAAAAGACATAATGCGTTTGCCGGAATACGATGGTCTATTCATTCGTGAAACCACCAACATCGACCACCATACTTACCGCTTCGCCAAAAAAGCCGAAGCCGCAGGCTTGGTCGTCATGGACGATCCGCAATCCATCATGCGCTGTACTAACAAAGTGTACTTGGCGGACTTATTCAACACCCACAAAGTACCCTGCCCAAAAACACGCATCGTACACAAGGGTGAAAAAGACGTAGAAGGCGCTTTAGAAGCCGTTATTAACTACCCAATGGTCGTTAAAATCCCTGATGGCGCGTTTTCTAAAGGCGTAATCAAAGCAGAAAATCGCGAAGCCTTAACCGCAAGCCTAAACACCTTGTTCAAAAAATCGTCTTTGTTATTGGTGCAAGAATACCTGTACACAGAATTCGACTGGCGTATCGGCGTACTCAACAACAAACCAATTTTTGCGTGTCGTTATTACATGGTGAAAGACCACTGGCAGATCTACCAACACAGTGAAAGCTCAAGCGAAAGTGGCGGCTTTGACACACTACCTACATTTGAAGTGCCACGTCGCGTATTGCAAGCAGCCATTGCCGCAACCAAACCGATTGGCGACGGTTTATACGGTGTCGACGTAAAAGAAATCAACGGACGTGGTTACGTTATCGAAGTAAACGACAACCCAAGCATCGACCGTGGCGTGGAAGACAAATACCTCGGCGACGAACTTTACATGCACATCATGTCGGAGTTTTTACGTCGCATGCAGATGAAACGCAGCGATAAACCAGCTTATTAA
- a CDS encoding carboxymuconolactone decarboxylase family protein, with protein sequence MKSYKEINKEQNAFAREYHKSSPEILDGFMAMHKAAMEEGALEVKVKEMMALSISIASRCDGCIASHAKAALRAGATREELIETINVALMMGGGPAVIYGTQALSAVDEFLAG encoded by the coding sequence ATGAAAAGTTATAAAGAGATCAACAAAGAGCAAAATGCTTTTGCCCGTGAATACCACAAGTCGTCACCTGAAATTTTAGATGGCTTTATGGCAATGCATAAAGCTGCCATGGAAGAGGGCGCACTCGAAGTGAAAGTAAAAGAAATGATGGCACTAAGCATCAGCATTGCTTCACGCTGCGATGGTTGTATCGCCTCTCACGCCAAAGCTGCACTACGTGCTGGTGCTACTCGGGAAGAACTGATTGAAACCATCAACGTAGCACTCATGATGGGCGGCGGCCCAGCGGTTATCTACGGCACACAGGCATTAAGCGCAGTCGATGAGTTTTTGGCAGGCTAA
- a CDS encoding DUF3034 family protein, with translation MNKVMINVLGVSFGLLFALPVLASDGKLLATAGLSQLEGSGGGGLVPWATLAGYDSQDDIAASAFMTDVNVTDYRLTSIGAAASFYDRVELSYAQQTFDLPVGLVKALDTGEIKQDVIGVKVRLYGDAVYSAYPQVSVGLQYKQLDSDVVASYLGAKNDSGTDFYVAATKVHLAAVAGYNLVWNLTARATKANEMGLLGYGGPDNNDYQVMLEGSVGVLLSPKWVVGMEYRQKPNNLSSVEEDDWTDVFVSYLPNKNFNITAAYADLGTVATKKDQKGIYLSMTGYLW, from the coding sequence ATGAATAAAGTAATGATCAACGTGCTAGGCGTCAGTTTCGGATTGCTGTTCGCACTTCCTGTCCTGGCCTCTGACGGCAAACTTCTCGCTACAGCTGGGCTTTCACAACTAGAAGGCAGCGGTGGTGGTGGACTTGTTCCTTGGGCCACATTGGCGGGATATGACAGCCAAGATGATATTGCAGCGTCGGCATTTATGACCGATGTAAACGTCACCGATTATCGATTAACGTCCATTGGTGCTGCCGCCAGTTTTTATGATCGAGTAGAGCTTAGTTACGCTCAACAAACATTTGATTTGCCTGTTGGTTTAGTAAAAGCATTGGATACTGGTGAAATCAAACAAGACGTTATCGGCGTAAAAGTTCGCTTATACGGTGATGCGGTGTATTCAGCTTACCCTCAAGTCAGTGTCGGCTTGCAGTATAAACAATTAGACAGCGATGTTGTTGCGTCTTACCTTGGTGCAAAAAACGACAGTGGTACGGATTTCTATGTTGCCGCGACCAAAGTGCATTTAGCCGCTGTGGCTGGTTATAACCTCGTGTGGAACCTTACCGCTCGCGCTACCAAGGCCAACGAAATGGGCTTGTTGGGTTATGGTGGTCCAGATAACAACGACTACCAAGTCATGTTAGAAGGCAGTGTTGGGGTGCTATTATCACCTAAATGGGTGGTTGGCATGGAGTATCGTCAAAAACCGAACAATCTATCGAGTGTGGAAGAAGACGATTGGACAGACGTTTTTGTCAGCTACCTTCCAAATAAAAATTTCAACATCACCGCTGCTTATGCTGACTTGGGCACGGTTGCTACGAAGAAAGATCAAAAAGGCATCTATTTATCAATGACGGGGTACTTATGGTAA
- a CDS encoding group I truncated hemoglobin, with protein MLIKTSLFTLCFFLVACATPSKAPESLYKEIGGQATIEAITNNFIKEVSFNETIYRYFEKSNIKRFREKFNEHLCVSTGGPCTYTGDTMLKVHQGQKINETDFNTTVDLLVSAMAKAGLTYPQQNRVLKVLAPMRDDMLYK; from the coding sequence ATGCTAATTAAAACATCTTTATTTACCCTGTGCTTTTTCTTGGTTGCCTGCGCAACGCCATCGAAAGCGCCAGAAAGTCTGTACAAAGAAATCGGCGGACAAGCAACGATAGAAGCCATTACCAACAATTTTATTAAAGAGGTCAGCTTTAATGAAACCATTTATCGTTACTTTGAAAAATCCAACATCAAACGCTTTCGTGAAAAATTCAACGAGCACCTTTGCGTCAGTACCGGCGGCCCTTGTACTTACACTGGCGATACTATGTTGAAAGTTCATCAAGGCCAAAAAATCAACGAAACCGACTTCAATACCACGGTTGATTTATTGGTCAGCGCCATGGCAAAAGCCGGATTAACCTACCCGCAGCAAAACCGAGTGCTAAAAGTGCTCGCGCCAATGCGCGATGACATGCTTTATAAGTAA
- a CDS encoding AraC family transcriptional regulator encodes MRDSIEVISYQNTANAHLHNHTQIVLPLSGRLILDVENKQQTVQCGQACFISTSQAHTHLAQEDNLCLVLNALPIWDSKIESEFSFIDLTPQAQAYLPFLSSLVSDTSSRLKTHQALNLLEHLLPIPQEKIVKADARLAKAKQLLDHHFEESWHLAKLASEVHLSPSQLAVLFKRHLGMTPKQYILQRRLREAKLWLSSSNKSLEEIAQKVGISNASALVRLFTKHYQITPGYYRANRPR; translated from the coding sequence GTGCGCGACTCAATCGAAGTAATTTCCTATCAAAACACCGCTAACGCGCATTTACATAATCATACTCAAATTGTATTGCCACTTTCTGGGCGTCTGATTTTAGACGTTGAGAATAAACAGCAAACCGTGCAATGTGGCCAAGCCTGTTTTATTTCCACTAGCCAAGCACATACCCATTTAGCGCAAGAAGATAATCTCTGTTTGGTGCTTAACGCGCTGCCAATATGGGACAGCAAGATTGAAAGCGAATTCAGTTTTATCGATTTAACACCGCAAGCTCAGGCGTATTTGCCTTTTTTATCAAGCTTGGTAAGCGACACAAGTAGCCGTTTAAAAACACATCAAGCGCTTAACTTACTCGAACATTTATTGCCAATTCCTCAAGAAAAAATTGTCAAAGCCGACGCTCGTTTAGCAAAAGCAAAACAGCTGCTCGACCACCACTTTGAAGAATCATGGCACTTAGCGAAGTTGGCGTCAGAGGTTCATTTAAGCCCAAGCCAATTGGCCGTTTTGTTTAAGCGTCATTTAGGTATGACTCCAAAGCAATACATATTACAGCGCCGCCTTCGTGAAGCAAAATTATGGCTATCATCAAGCAATAAAAGCTTGGAAGAAATCGCCCAAAAAGTCGGCATAAGCAACGCCAGCGCCCTTGTGCGTTTATTCACCAAACATTATCAGATTACGCCTGGGTACTATCGAGCTAATCGTCCTCGCTGA
- a CDS encoding permease: protein MLALFTELADWLTFVLFGLSPNSKLGDAVHFFIEDTTKIFFLLIIMIYFIALLRASLNIEKVRDYLASKNRFIGYITGSVFGAITPFCSCSSIPVFLGFTSAGIPVGITMSFLLTSPLINEVAVLLLLSLVGWQITLMYILVGMAVGIMGGVFLDLIRAERMLQPFALKAYQSATPPTANISGASTKPKLSFSERHDFAKRELWDIFTRVWKWVFIGVGLGAALHGYVPVSWLEGNLGDGQWWSVPMAVLLGIPLYSNATGVIPIMESLITKGLPIGTTMAFCMSTVAASFPEFILLKQVMTWKLISIILALLLFSFTLVGWILNVIN, encoded by the coding sequence ATGCTGGCTTTATTTACTGAATTGGCCGACTGGCTTACGTTTGTATTATTTGGCTTATCACCGAATTCTAAACTTGGTGATGCGGTTCATTTCTTTATTGAAGACACTACGAAAATCTTTTTTCTCTTGATCATTATGATCTACTTTATCGCGTTGCTTCGTGCCTCTTTGAACATCGAAAAAGTTCGTGATTATCTCGCTAGTAAAAACAGATTCATCGGTTATATCACCGGATCCGTATTTGGTGCCATTACCCCGTTTTGCTCTTGTTCAAGTATTCCAGTATTTCTTGGTTTTACCTCGGCGGGCATTCCTGTTGGCATCACCATGTCGTTTCTTTTGACCTCGCCGCTGATCAACGAAGTTGCGGTGTTACTGCTACTTAGTTTGGTTGGCTGGCAAATAACCCTGATGTATATCTTGGTTGGCATGGCAGTGGGTATTATGGGAGGCGTGTTTCTTGATCTCATTCGTGCAGAAAGAATGCTACAACCCTTTGCATTAAAAGCTTATCAATCAGCAACCCCGCCAACGGCAAATATCAGCGGTGCAAGTACAAAGCCAAAGCTTTCATTCAGTGAGCGACACGACTTTGCTAAACGTGAGTTGTGGGACATTTTCACACGGGTGTGGAAATGGGTATTTATCGGTGTTGGGCTTGGCGCGGCGCTTCACGGTTATGTACCGGTATCTTGGCTGGAAGGTAACCTTGGAGACGGGCAATGGTGGTCTGTGCCGATGGCCGTTTTGCTTGGTATTCCTCTGTATTCAAATGCGACGGGCGTGATTCCTATTATGGAGAGTTTAATCACCAAAGGCCTGCCAATCGGTACCACAATGGCCTTTTGCATGAGCACCGTTGCCGCCAGTTTTCCAGAATTTATCCTACTTAAACAAGTAATGACATGGAAACTGATCTCCATCATTCTCGCGTTGTTACTTTTTTCCTTCACCCTCGTGGGTTGGATTCTAAATGTCATTAACTAA
- a CDS encoding methylamine utilization protein, which produces MKSKGNMMRYLIALMCFFTLQNVYADMTLTIMDQDNKPVSDAVILLSKESVSTPDAVAIMDQIDESFVPRVLAIQKGQYVNFPNSDDIRHHVYSFSKPKAFEIKLYKGSEIPPIAFDKPGLVVLGCNIHDDMIGYIIVADNSYVIKTDKDGKASLPVKQGDIVTLWSERFIEGVNTTKEINITNDTEQTLSLELLPPIEIMDHSMGYGFGKKQW; this is translated from the coding sequence ATGAAATCAAAAGGAAATATGATGCGTTATTTGATTGCTCTAATGTGTTTTTTTACCTTGCAAAATGTCTATGCTGACATGACATTAACCATCATGGATCAAGATAATAAACCGGTCTCTGATGCGGTCATACTGTTATCTAAAGAATCCGTGAGTACTCCTGACGCCGTCGCGATAATGGATCAAATTGATGAATCCTTTGTACCACGCGTTCTGGCTATACAAAAAGGTCAATATGTTAACTTCCCCAATAGTGATGACATTCGACACCACGTCTACAGCTTTTCTAAGCCAAAAGCCTTTGAAATTAAGCTCTACAAGGGGTCAGAGATTCCACCGATAGCATTCGATAAACCGGGTCTGGTGGTGTTGGGCTGTAACATACATGACGATATGATTGGTTATATTATCGTCGCTGACAATAGTTATGTGATAAAAACCGATAAAGATGGCAAAGCCAGCTTACCTGTTAAACAAGGTGACATAGTAACGCTATGGAGTGAAAGATTTATCGAGGGTGTTAATACGACAAAAGAAATCAACATCACCAATGACACAGAGCAAACCCTCTCTTTAGAGCTTTTGCCACCCATTGAAATAATGGATCACTCAATGGGTTACGGTTTTGGAAAAAAACAATGGTAA
- a CDS encoding thioredoxin family protein: MKEVKVLGSGCNKCIKTAELIKNIAAENEVPVNIVKETNVEIIMQYGVLSTPAVVIDEVLVHSGSIPDKKKIQSWF; this comes from the coding sequence ATGAAAGAAGTGAAAGTACTAGGCAGTGGTTGTAACAAATGCATAAAAACGGCAGAACTTATTAAAAACATTGCGGCTGAAAACGAAGTGCCTGTGAACATAGTCAAAGAAACCAATGTAGAAATCATCATGCAATATGGTGTTTTAAGTACCCCTGCCGTGGTAATAGACGAGGTTCTCGTTCACTCAGGTTCCATCCCAGATAAGAAAAAAATACAAAGCTGGTTTTAG